In Sorghum bicolor cultivar BTx623 chromosome 8, Sorghum_bicolor_NCBIv3, whole genome shotgun sequence, one genomic interval encodes:
- the LOC8084756 gene encoding protein FLX-like 3: MSERGRLPRRLIEDRRAYHEGLRVDDPRGYPEVLVVGDRRGYSDIRVVQERRGYPDPRLLEERRGYPGVRMVDDHRGYPGSRGLDERRAYPEIHEGPRMRGAPHPHPAVLEDELELQEVELRRLLAHNWALVQDREVLSREIQAGKDEVRQLNMIFADISTEKEAYISKLVDKRRKLEAELGASEQLHDEIRQLRGEIDKLVTATKELSVEAASLMGELNREQSVKQQLPVLKTELDGLQQELIHVRTACGLEQKGNLELLEQRKAMEKNMLSMAQETEQMRGELAKFEVRPWGTGGTYGMLMGSPDVTFTKNPYEDSYNIHAGVSEKGPLHPPESGSWGTYDKNRLHYR, translated from the exons ATGTCGGAAAGAGGTCGCCTGCCAAGGCGATTGATTGAGGATCGCAGGGCGTACCATGAAGGCCTTCGAGTTGACGATCCCAGAGGTTATCCTGAAGTCCTTGTGGTTGGGGATCGTAGGGGCTACTCTGACATCCGTGTGGTTCAAGAACGTCGGGGCTATCCTGACCCCCGTCTGCTTGAGGAACGCAGGGGCTACCCTGGTGTTCGTATGGTTGATGATCATAGGGGCTATCCTGGCAGTCGTGGGCTTGATGAACGTAGGGCCTATCCTGAGATCCATGAAGGCCCACGCATGAGGGGAGCTCCACACCCTCACCCAGCTGTCTTAGAGGATGAGCTCGAGTTACAGGAAGTTGAACTCCGGAGGCTTTTGGCACATAACTGGGCTCTGGTTCAGGACCGTGAAGTGTTAAGCAGGGAAATACAAGCTGGAAAAGATGAGGTCCGCCAGTTGAACATGATCTTTGCAGACATTAGCACTGAGAAGGAAGCTTATATCAGTAAGCTTGTGGACAAGAGGAGGAAGCTTGAAGCTGAACTTGGAGCAAGtgagcaattgcatgatgagaTCAGGCAGCTTCGTGGTGAAATTGACAAGCTCGTTACTGCTACGAAAGAACTATCTGTAGAGGCTGCATCTCTCATGGGAGAGCTGAACAGGGAACAGTCCGTTAAACAGCAGCTACCTGTGCTGAAAACAGAACTTGATGGTCTGCAACAGGAACTTATTCATGTGAG GACTGCTTGCGGACTAGAGCAGAAGGGGAATTTGGAATTGCTGGAACAAAGGAAGGCAATGGAGAAGAATATGCTTTCTATGGCACAAGAGACTGAACAGATGCGCGGTGAATTAGCTAAATTTGAAGTTAGACCATGGGGCACAG GTGGAACATATGGGATGCTGATGGGTAGTCCTGATGTGACCTTCACTAAGAACCCATATGAAGATAGCTACAATATCCATGCG GGGGTTTCTGAGAAAGGTCCTTTGCATCCTCCTGAATCTGGTTCATGGGGGACATATGACAAGAATCGCCTTCATTACCGCTAA